DNA from Ferrovum sp. PN-J185:
GCCAGACAACTCTCCCCCAGCCGCAAGACCGAGTAACTTTACTACTGTTACAGTAAACAAAATGGCAACCAGAACCAATAAGGCCATTAATGCGGTTTGGCTAAACTCACGTCGAAAAACTTGATTAAATATCACTTATTTTTTACCACTTTGACTTTTATTGAACTTTAACAAGATAATTTAGGGTTTAATATATCAATATTCTAATTTAATACGGAGAACAACTGTGGAATTTAGTTTAAAAGCTCAACCTTTAGAGAAAATTGTAGCTGATGCCCTGATTGTAGCCATCCCATCAAATCAGCAACTTTCTAGCGAAATCAAGCAGTTAGACACCGCATGCTCAAAAATAATCAGCCAAACCATAAAAGCTGGTGATTTAGGTAAAACATTAGGTGCTACAGTTGTACTGCATCATGTAACCGGTATTAAAGCTCAAAGAATTTTACTTGTTAACAGTGGTAGTAAAACGCTATTAAACGATAGTGAATATAAACAATTAGTTCGTACCAGCTTAAAAACACTTGAAGCACTGGGTGTTAAAAATATTGCCTTCACTCTAAATCAACTAAATGTTGATAACAGAGATGATGCCTGGTCTACTGAACAGGCAGTTATTATAGCCAGCGAAATATGTTATCGAATTAAAAAAATCACTAAAGAAAAAGGTAGTTTAAGTTCTCTACAACACATGTCTTTTGTAACCAAAGGAAAAACACCAAGTGCTGCATTGAACAAAGTTATTACTCAAGCACACGCTACTGCAAATGGAATTGCCTTCACTAAAGACTTAGCAAATTTACCACCTAATATTTGCACCCCAACCTATCTAGCTAAGGAAGCTCAAAAACTAGGTAAAGAATGGAAACTTAAAATCGAAATTCTTGAGAAATCGGATATGGAAAAATTAGGGATGGGATCCCTACTCGCTGTATCACAAGGTTCAAGACAAGCCCCTAAACTGATTACAATGAAATATAACGGGGCTACACAAAAAAATGCCAAACCTATTGTATTAGTTGGTAAAGGAATTACTTTTGATACCGGGGGTATATCTTTAAAACCTGCTCCTGAAATGGATGAAATGAAGTTTGACATGTGTGGTGCTGCTTCTGTTTTTGGCGTTATGCGTGCGGTGGCAGAAATGAAGCTGCCAATCAATTTGATTGGTGTAGTACCCACTTGTGAGAATATGCCAGATGGCAACGCCACAAGACCAGGAGATATTGTTACCAGCATGTCTGGACAAACCATTGAGATTCTTAATACAGATGCTGAAGGTAGGTTAATTTTATGTGATGCCTTAACCTATGCTCAACGTTTTGAACCCAAAGCTATAGTTGATATTGCTACGCTGACAGGCGCATGTGTTATTGCTTTAGGTAATGAGGCTGCAGGATTATTTGCTAACAACGATAGTTTATCCTCTGCTTTAAAACAGGCTGGTGATGTGACAGGCGATAGAGCATGGCCTATGCCTCTGTGGGAGGAATATCATGAAGGATTACGCTCAAATTTTGCCGATATGGCCAATGTGGCAGGACGTGCAGGAGGCAGTATTACCGCAGCTTGTTTCTTGGCAAAATTCACCCGTAATGCGACTTGGGCTCACTTAGATATTGCCGGTGTAGCTTACCGTGGCGGGAAAGAAAAAGGGGCAACCGGACGTCCAGTCTCACTTTTATGCCATTTTTTAAAACAACAATAATGAGATAATAGGATGGATCACTGAGTGACGCGGATTGACTTTTATACCCATGTTAAAGACCAAGTTCTTGTGGCACAAAAACTTATTCAAAAAGCCTGGGAGCAAAAAAAAACTATTTGGGTAAGGACTGCTACTCAACATCAAGCCGAAACACTTGATGCTCTATTATGGCAAATCAATCCCACTTCAGTGATTCCTCATTGTCTGAGTAATGACCCAATCGCCAATGAAGTACCGATTGTAATTGATTGCGCTGGACAGACACCATGGCACCACGACTGTTTAGTTAATTTACATCCAGAGCGCTTTGACTACTTTGCTCGTTTTCAAAGATTATTAGAAATTGTAAGTATTGATGAGCAAGATAGACAAGCAGCACGATTACGTTTCCAGTACTACCGTGATCGTGGTTTTGAAATTTATACACATGATTTGAGCCGTAAATAATGATTGAATTAGATAAAAGTTTTGACCCCCATTCTATAGAATCCTGCTGGTACCCTTTTTGGGAAAAAGAGGGTTTATTTAAAGCACGCAACCAAAGCAATACCTCCCCCTATTCTATTTTATTGCCTCCCCCTAATGTAACAGGGACGTTACATATGGGACATGCCTTTCAACATACATTAATGGATGCGCTTATCCGTTACCATCGTATGCAGGGTGACAATACCCTTTGGCAAGCAGGAACGGATCATGCTGGGATTGCCACACAAATTGTTGTGGAAAGACAGTTAGAATCTCAAGGTCTTGATAGAAGAACCTTGGGGCGAGATAGTTTTCTGGAAAAGGTATGGCAATGGAAAGAGCACTCCGGGTCTACTATTACTCGTCAAATGAGGCGTATGGGCAGTTCCTGTGACTGGGAGAGAGAACGCTTCACCATGGATGAGGGATTATCCAAAGCCGTCAACGAAGTTTTCGTACGTTTGTATCAACAAGGACTGATCTATCGCGGTAAACGGTTAGTCAACTGGGATCCTGTTCTTCAGACTGCTGTATCGGATCTAGAAGTAATTTCTGAGGAAGAACAAGGGTTTTTATGGCACATCCGTTATCCTATCGTAAATCAACCAGGTCAGTTCTTAGTAGTAGCAACCACCCGACCAGAAACACTGTTTGGTGATATGGCTGTTGCAGTAAACCCTCAAGATGATCGTT
Protein-coding regions in this window:
- a CDS encoding leucyl aminopeptidase, with protein sequence MEFSLKAQPLEKIVADALIVAIPSNQQLSSEIKQLDTACSKIISQTIKAGDLGKTLGATVVLHHVTGIKAQRILLVNSGSKTLLNDSEYKQLVRTSLKTLEALGVKNIAFTLNQLNVDNRDDAWSTEQAVIIASEICYRIKKITKEKGSLSSLQHMSFVTKGKTPSAALNKVITQAHATANGIAFTKDLANLPPNICTPTYLAKEAQKLGKEWKLKIEILEKSDMEKLGMGSLLAVSQGSRQAPKLITMKYNGATQKNAKPIVLVGKGITFDTGGISLKPAPEMDEMKFDMCGAASVFGVMRAVAEMKLPINLIGVVPTCENMPDGNATRPGDIVTSMSGQTIEILNTDAEGRLILCDALTYAQRFEPKAIVDIATLTGACVIALGNEAAGLFANNDSLSSALKQAGDVTGDRAWPMPLWEEYHEGLRSNFADMANVAGRAGGSITAACFLAKFTRNATWAHLDIAGVAYRGGKEKGATGRPVSLLCHFLKQQ
- a CDS encoding DNA polymerase III subunit chi is translated as MTRIDFYTHVKDQVLVAQKLIQKAWEQKKTIWVRTATQHQAETLDALLWQINPTSVIPHCLSNDPIANEVPIVIDCAGQTPWHHDCLVNLHPERFDYFARFQRLLEIVSIDEQDRQAARLRFQYYRDRGFEIYTHDLSRK